In the Arachis hypogaea cultivar Tifrunner chromosome 20, arahy.Tifrunner.gnm2.J5K5, whole genome shotgun sequence genome, ggTCAACGGTATGAGAATGGacttcttttttcattttcattttcttttgggtGAAGAACAGCATAATGGGCCTTACAAAACTCTCCTTATTCCTTATTGGTCTAAACAAGTTTGGGCCTCAAGGTGGATCATGGATCAAGGCAATATTGAAGAGTGGACCAATCAAGTACACGTGGAAATGCGTAAAGTGAGAGGCTTGTGGTCCTCCACACCGATTAATCAATGACGATGAGGTCACATTTACAATTTTAACGCCTTCTAAATAAATCTCAATGAGTCAATAATCCAACAGCTTCACTCAATAATGTGAATTTGCGTTAACCTGTAGTATTTATTTGGATGAGTTTCATAAAGTGGGAGAGTAGTAATCATGGGATGAAGTTTGCACTAGGGAATGGTGATCCAAACGTCACTATTTATGAGGCTATGATCCATGCATTGCTCTTCAAATGCCACAGCTTTGCGCTAATGATGCATTTACAACATTGGAGAGGAACTAGAGAAAACTACCAAAATGGGAAACAAGAGTGTCATATTCATTGTTACAAAAGTGTGGTTCTAACTGCAATAATTCCCTTTACCAAATTTTAGCAGTCCCTTGAAGTAGATGTCATAATAAGTAACCACTAGCTGAAGTCATTTTGCAACAGAAATGAGTACTAGTGCCTATGCTATACACCCAACCTCATTAATACTCCTCCATAGGCCTAGAGAAGGAGTAGTAGTACCAATTGTACTGGATGCAACCTGCAATTAAAAGAGAGGGCCCATAAATGACAATGCCTTCCTAACCACCTCATTAAAACACACATACATATGTTGCTAAATAAGCATATACCTCAACTAACTTGAATCGGTAGAGTGGTCAATTCATTCGTCTGTTTAAGCAAGTGTTGGAAATTCAAAACGCAACTTTCAAAAACTAAGAgtgcttttaaaattatttaaagataaactttttaaaattaacttgtcctcatcaaaattaaaaatacattaattaatatctaaatttaaaaacatttaatatctattattatattattaaattttaaaaattattttattaaatatatttattattatttgtacttattaaaaattatttttaatttaatttatcaaatacatatgtcacaacttttaaaaagtaaactAAACCGTAATAAACTACTTCATGTTCtattcatataaaataatatactattatcttatcaaataataatagtaataattaattaattatagatTCCCAACCTGGGAATCATTTTCCATTACGTGATGACTGAAGTTGAACTGAATTTCTACAGTGAATTGCTATTGGAATTTTAGAAGGTATGATTTTACAACTTACGTGACTCATGGCAGAGACAGGTCACATCTTTTTCTTTAGCAATGACTAGTGAGAATGTAATTTAATAAATAGCATTAATGCAAAACCACCATTCAAATTCTCTAGCAGGGAACCGCCTTGATAAAATATCAACCACCTTAACTTTACAGGGAAAAACAGCACCAACTTCTACTATTCTATTTTCAACCCCAAAatcactttaaaaaaaaaagaagtataaattcaattaaaaataaaactctTTTCTATCCCCTTTCTTTAGCCAACTTTTGTTAAAGCAAACCAAACCATGAGTGGGAAACATGGATGAATGAAGTTggcactataataataataataaataagaattaagaAGCTCCCAATCTCCCAAGCCCCTCCTTTTGAGAATCAAAAAAACAATGCAATGACATCCATTTGAACTAAGCAATACTTCCATGATGAGAGCCATCATCATAGTAATAAGGGGGCAAATTGCCATCATTCTTGGTTGACTTTGTTCTGTTGATATCTGTGGGGGTAAGGGGGGGTGGTGGTGCCAAGCTCTTGCAACATCTTCACCACTCTTCTCATTGCAGGCCGGTTTATTGGGAGGGGGCTTGTGCACACAAGGCCAATGTTGAGCACCTTACATATATCTTGTTTGAAAGAAGAATCTAGCCTTGAGTCAACCACATGCTCCACACCTTTTTGATCCAAGGTTGTGCAAACCCATGAAACCAAGTCCTTTTCCCCAAATTCAGGGTCTACCGGCCTCCTTCCACTAACCAACTCTAGTATCACAACACCAAAGCTATATATGTCACTCTTCTCATTCACTCTAAGCGTGTATGCATATTCTGCACATGCCAAATCACAATGTCAGCTAGGCTTGCCTCCAAAACAGAATATACATCATAATTTATAATGCTAATTACTTGGTAATACTAAAAACACTATTGGTCCTATGTGATTTTCTTgcaaaaactcaaatatcaaactaatttattgacACAAACTTGAGCAATGATTAATCAATTCACATGAAATGCTTTACTAACCTGGTGCAATATATCCACAAGACCCTGCTATGACAGACATGGATTTTGTTCCTTTTCCGGTGGTTTCGACAACCTTAGCTACTCCGAAATCTGCTACCCTTGCACCAAACTCTCCATCCAGCAAGATATTGTTAGATTTCACGTCTCTATGTACAATTGGAGGAACACAATCATGGTGCAGATAAGAGAGGCCTTCTGCGGCATCAACCGCTATCTTGTACCTGGTTGGCCAATCCAACAACCCTCCTTTGCTGCTATGCAGCAAATCACCAAGGCTTCCATTCGGCATGTACTCATAAACTAACAGCTTGCAATCCCTTGTGGTGCAGCAGCACCAGAGCTTCACAATGTTCTTGTGCCTAATTTTACCCAATGTCTCAACCTCTGCATCAAAAGCATTGTCTTGAAAGCGGCCATTTTCGACATCTCCACCACATTCTATTTCCTTCTTAACCCCTTCCCATATCTTCTTCACGGCGACAGCTTCACCATTGCTAAGCACAACCTTGTAGACTTTCCCAGAAGATCCGCTTCCTATCACATTATCTTCATCAAGGCAGTTCAAGATCTCATCCTCATCAAAACCCAATTTGTGAAATGACATCAGTGTCCACTTTGACTTATCAATAGCCCTTGCATTCTTGAAACCCTTGTACTTGAAGTAGAACCATACCACACCAACAACAAACACCAAAATGGCAACAATGAACATGGTTCTAAGCAACCAAACAAAGCTTCTATTCTTATCCTTATCTCTTCCATTACATAAACCCTTCAAATCCCCACACAAACCAGGGTTACCAAGAAAGCTAGCCTTGTACATATCCTTAGCCAACATTGGGGGAAGTTCTCCATTTAACTGATTATGAGACAAATTGAGCTCATTCAGCCTCAAATTCTGCAAACCAATGGGTACTTTCCCAGAAAACTTGTTATTAGAAAGATCAAGAAAATTAAGCACTGACAAACTACCAATTTCCTTAGGGATTTCACCACCAAtctcattgttagccaaattcaaCTCGTTCAGTTTCTTCCATGATTTAATCTCATTGGGAAGCTCTCCACTGAGCTTATTGTTATGCAGATCAAGAGTACCAAGCTGACCAAGATTCACAAAACTCTGGGGCAACGAGCCATTGAACTTGTTATCGCCACCAGAAAATTCCTGAAGAGTTTCCAACCATCCAATCTCTTGAGGGATTGGACCCTCGAAACCGTTCTTTGAAAGCCTCAACAGTGAAAGATTCCTCGCTCCGGCAATGGTACTCGCGATTGAACCAGAAAACGAGTTATCGACAAGCTCAAGCAGAGACACGTGAGGAAGACCCCACAAACCCGCCGGAATGTCGCCGGAAAACCGGTTGAAACCGAGCCTTACACGCGTTAAGCTCGTGCATGCGCCAAGACTCGCCGGAACCTCGCCGGAAAACGAGTTATATATCAACAGAAGCTCCTCCAACTGGCCGTGATCGCATAGAGTGGCCGGAATGGGACCGGAGAACTGGTTGGTCGAGAGATCAATCCATCTCAACGGCGCATTCTTCCCCAGATTCTCCGGCAACTTCCCGGTGAACCTGTTGTCGAACAACCTCAACTCATAGAGGTTCGGCGAGTTTGCAATGGTCGCCGGCAAGTTCCCTTGGAAGCGATTCTCGTAAAGGTTGAGACTTTCGAGCGGCAAACGGCAGAACTCATCGGGAAGTTCACCTTCCAAGTGGTTCATGGACAGATCAACGAGCCTCAAGGAGGTAAGGTTCGACATTCCCTTGGGTAACTCGCCGGACAACGAGTTGTTATACAACTCGAGCTGAACCAGGCGAGTCAACCCGGTGAGCGAAGCGGGAATGGAACCGTGGAGGTTATTGAATGCAAGGTCCAAGTCGACGAGGCTCTTGAGGTTACCGAGTGATTCGGGTATTTCACCGACGAGGTTGCACTGAGTGAGCCACAGAACCTCAAGGTTCGTGAGGTTACCGAGCTCCGGCGCAATCGGAGCCGGTGAAAATGGGTTGTAAGAGAGGTTGAGCATCTTGAGGGTGGTGATGTTGCCGAGGGAAGGTGGTATGGTTCCTTCTAGAAGATTGTAGACGAGGCTGATGACCTGGAGTTTCTGGAAGGCTCCGAAGGAGGGAGGGATGGGGCCGGAGAAGTTGTTTCCGGCGAGGTCGAGGTGGCGGAGGTTGGGGAGCAAGGAGAGAGAATGAGGGAGGGGTCCGGTGAGGAGGTTCTGGGAGAGGTCGAGGTGGAGAAGGGAGCGGCAGAGGGAGATGTCGGAGGGGAGAGTGTCGTTGATGGAGTTGTTGAAGAGGATGAGGGTGGTGAGGTTGCGGAGGCGGCAGAGGGAGTGAGAGGGGAATGGGCCAAAGAGGTTGGCGGAGGAGAGGTCGAGGGTGACGACGGTGTCGGAGTGGCAGGTGACACCGAACCAGTTGCAGGGAGTGGAGTCTCTGGTGTTCCAGTTGGAGAGCGTGGAATGAGGATCTTCCATGGCGACCTTCATTTCATACAGGAACAGTCCTTCTTGGTTCAGTGACTCTGCTGCCGCTGATAGAACCGCCAGAACCACCAACACTGAGATTGGACGCATTGTTTCTTGAGTCaagtgatgaagaagaagacaatgaaGAAGAAGGGGAGTCAAGTCAGATTCTATTTGATTTAATGCTGCCGCTTGGACCATGCATTCACCATTTCCATTCTTCTTTATCCTTCAACTCTTGTCAACTTACCATCATTACagcttttttaattattttttttaatgaaaagttGCTGGTTGAGACTTGAGATGGTGTGAAAATTTCTACTCGTCTACCCTGAGTATTCTtgatcaataaaaaaaaataattttatattattagatataatctTAAATCATTTAATTATTACACAAAATTTATTACGAGAAAGTCTAAAAAATCAGTATTTATATTAAGGAGGCCACTCAGATAAACACGCTTAAAACgcctttttttaaagatgtctttatgttgtgttttaattggttttggtataatttattcggtgttcctcatcacatattattaaattcctcaaaagattttctttccaaaaacaataaaaaacatttaatttggactaaaacaaaaaagataatagattaactattaaattttttttaaaagattatttacataaaaaaatatatcacattcatcaaaatatatatatatatatatatatatatatatatatataagctcttaaaaaattttataaataaaaaaataattaatttttattcgtataatatataaaataattactatattattattatattatagattaaaatttactaatttaaattttatttttatttttaatataaacattagaaataaataatttttttataacaagatatattataataaaatatatataatattaattagtttttaaaaaattctgaaaagatggttttttctaataaagtgttattaaaaaattaacattataaaaactaatttcaaccaatatgatataatatgatataataggttattaaatatatttaatacaaaacacattgaatataaatttttattgagtttaaattttaaataatttttaattaaattttgaatatttttattttaaagagttagaatattttaacatcatttttttcgtatctttttaattgagtcattgattttttaaattataaaccttatttataattaagagtaatgttttaacaccaccaattagtcacacatataaaaatacaagaacaattctattgtcataattataatctaactttataagcaatacaatacaatgaaactatatataagtaatataactaaattttatctacatctatagtcacatttcataaataatataattaaattatatttatgtttataattaaaatatgaataaaaatacaaaaaatatcaggatggttaatttttttcattcctaatttttttattatttttgttgtgaaaaatttaattattttaataattaattatttttttaaaaaaaataattgaataacacaaaaaagtcttattaagagtaatttatttatatatgattaaaaaataattgaataattatatacagtaaaatattaatattattaaaaaataaaaataaaatttattttaaaattaaaaa is a window encoding:
- the LOC112783287 gene encoding LOW QUALITY PROTEIN: receptor-like protein kinase HSL1 (The sequence of the model RefSeq protein was modified relative to this genomic sequence to represent the inferred CDS: deleted 1 base in 1 codon), which codes for MVQAAALNQIESDLTPLLLHCLLLHHLTQETMRPISVLVVLAVLSAAAESLNQEGLFLYEMKVAMEDPHSTLSNWNTRDSTPCNWFGVTCHSDTVVTLDLSSANLFGPFPSHSLCRLRNLTTLILFNNSINDTLPSDISLCRSLLHLDLSQNLLTGPLPHSLSLLPNLRHLDLAGNNFSGPIPPSFGAFQKLQVISLVYNLLEGTIPPSLGNITTLKMLNLSYNPFSPAPIAPELGNLTNLEVLWLTQCNLVGEIPESLGNLKSLVDLDLAFNNLHGSIPASLTGLTRLVQLELYNNSLSGELPKGMSNLTSLRLVDLSMNHLEGELPDEFCRLPLESLNLYENRFQGNLPATIANSPNLYELRLFDNRFTGKLPENLGKNAPLRWIDLSTNQFSGPIPATLCDHGQLEELLLIYNSFSGEVPASLGACTSLTRVRLGFNRFSGDIPAGLWGLPHVSLLELVDNSFSGSIASTIAGARNLSLLRLSKNGFEGPIPQEIGWLETLQEFSGGDNKFNGSLPQSFVNLGQLGTLDLHNNKLSGELPNEIKSWKKLNELNLANNEIGGEIPKEIGSLSVLNFLDLSNNKFSGKVPIGLQNLRLNELNLSHNQLNGELPPMLAKDMYKASFLGNPGLCGDLKGLCNGRDKDKNRSFVWLLRTMFIVAILVFVVGVVWFYFKYKGFKNARAIDKSKWTLMSFHKLGFDEDEILNCLDEDNVIGSGSSGKVYKVVLSNGEAVAVKKIWEGVKKEIECGGDVENGRFQDNAFDAEVETLGKIRHKNIVKLWCCCTTRDCKLLVYEYMPNGSLGDLLHSSKGGLLDWPTRYKIAVDAAEGLSYLHHDCVPPIVHRDVKSNNILLDGEFGARVADFGVAKVVETTGKGTKSMSVIAGSCGYIAPEYAYTLRVNEKSDIYSFGVVILELVSGRRPVDPEFGEKDLVSWVCTTLDQKGVEHVVDSRLDSSFKQDICKVLNIGLVCTSPLPINRPAMRRVVKMLQELGTTTPPYPHRYQQNKSTKNDGNLPPYYYDDGSHHGSIA